Within the Piliocolobus tephrosceles isolate RC106 unplaced genomic scaffold, ASM277652v3 unscaffolded_28727, whole genome shotgun sequence genome, the region ggatgatggatggatagaaggatgaacagttggatggatgatggaaagatagatggaaggagggatggatggacgaacaggtgaatggatggatgataaaaggatggatggatgacggagggatgatggatggatggatggatgatagatggatgggtggaaagacgaacaggtgaatggatggatgatggatggaaggatggatggaaggaccCACAGGTGTATGGGAAgatgatggaagaatggatggatgaatggataatggatggatggatggaaggatgaacaggtaaacagatagatgatggaaggatgaatggatgggtagatggacaggtgaatggatggatagacgggtgaatagatggatgataaaaggatagatgaatggaaggatgaacggatggatggacagagagtGAACAGCACAGGGACCCTCCTGCATCCCTTGCCACTCACCTGGATGTACAGGTCCACCAGCTTGCTCTGCCACAGGATGTAGTAGATCTTCCCTGCTTGCAGACAGTCATGcgcctcctctttcttctggagGTCAATGAAAATCCCCAGACTTCGTTTGGTGTAGTCCAGAGTGGATCTGTAGGCCCTGGAATCAGACACAGGTGTCAGAACAAGGGCTCTCATCCTCCTGGAACCAGTCTGCCTCCTCCCGTGGGTCTGGTGACAGATGAATCTGGCATGTGGGGACTGCGAATGGCCCTCTTGTGTGTGCAATGTTCTGCCcttcccaggctgctgggagggcCAGGGTGAACACACATGGTATGGAAAAGATGAAGGACATCCTTCTGAGGGAATCGAGCATCAtgctgccctgtggcaggaggagtgTGCTAGcccatctcccctgcctcccagacatGGCCTGTGTCTTCTCCAGATCCACCAGGAGCCGTTAGTGTTCAGAGGCTATCTAGGCCGATGGTTCTCAAGGTGTGCAGGCATCACAGTCACTCGGAGGCCTGTCTGTATAGCttgctggccctgcccccagagcttcCGGCTCCACAGGCCTGGGGCATGCCCCAGAACTCCCACTTGCCACAGGCTCCTAGGTGATATAGATGCTgctctgctggtccagggactacactttgagaagcatGGCTCTAGCACACTggcccattttccttctgtgaaccTGAGGCCAAGACTGGAGCTAGTCTCCCGGGTCCCCATGGAATCTAGCTCCTTCCCCGCTCTCTCAGTAAGTCCGACACTCGAGGGGCTGTGACTGCAGCAATGTCACCAGGCCCTGTGGGTGGGGTGGCCAGGGCCATGGTTACCCCACCAGGTCAGGATGCTCGGGGGAAGCCGAGTGGGCCACATATGAGATGTGAAACCTTGAAACCCTGCCCCAGGGAAGCAGGTGACACACTTTGCTCTGTCTTCTGTGGGAGAGAAGCCACAGGTGGCTGCTGTGGTCACATTTAAGGGGACAGATGAAGGCCAGGAGTGAAGACTCGGGGAAGGCAGAGGTCAGATGACAAAAGCCACCATAGTAGGAAGAACAGCCCAGAGTGCCCATACTGCCTTTGCTGGGGTTGAGATGACCTTTGACCCAAAAAGCGAGGCTCAAGCTGGGACTCACgagccagcagcagccctgggacGACCCCAGACCCACCAGCTCAAAGCATCTGATGCCAAGGAACCAAATGATCCAAAGGAAAGGGGCTGATGGGGCCCTGGGCCAGCTTCCCTGTaccccctccctgccctgtcCCCCCCAACCCCCATGTTCCCCTCCACACCCCCACCACTGCAAAGCCAGCCCTCACCGTTCGGTGCCCAGGGACAGGTAGAGCTGACTGATGGTCTCCAGGAGCTGCCCCCTCCAGCACCTTGTCGGTCACCTTGTGGGCCAAGGAGAGCTGGAACTCGTGGTAGATGACACACTGGGCCTTGCTGGGCATGACGACGCTGTAGAAGTAGCACAGCCACTGGACGGTCTGCAGCTGGCCTGggcagaagacaaaatggaagaCGTCAGCCTCCCAGCATCAAAGCGAGGCTGGCTGGGCTTGGAGGCCCCTGCACTGTGCTTGTCTCTTTCATACATCTGTGAACCTGGGCCCCATAGGCGGGGAGCCTGAGCTCAGACAGGCCATGTACCTGTACAAGGGCAGACACCGAGCACACCGTGACGTGGGCACAGCTTGGTGCAAATGCTCATGGTAGAGGCCGgccgttgcagtgagccaagattgcaccactgcaccccagcctgggcaatggagcaaaacataaaaaaaaaaaaaaatagcacagcgTATCAAAAACTCCAAGATGCAGCTAAGGCAGTGctgaaagggaaatttataactgTAAATGTCTAtattcagagaaagaagaaaaatctcaaatcaaaaacATAACCTTCCACCttgagaaactagaaaatgaactaaacccaaagtgaataaaaggaagaaaataataaacgtGAGAGTGGAAATGGgaagtaaaaatacagagaatggaaaaacaaaagagatagtCAACAGAACCAAAAGtgggttttttgaaaataataacaaaattgacaagtctTTCACCAGACTGACCAAGGAAAGAAAGATGGGACACAAATGACTCAAATCAGAGACtgagcaccatggctcacgcctgtcatcccagcgctttgtgaggccgaggtggaaggattgctgaggccagcattcaagaccagcctgggggaacatgatgagaccccatctctaataaaaataaataaataaacaattacaaacccaagtttctaaaatcagaaatgaaagaggaaacattatTGCTGacctgacagaaataaaaagattccatgaaaacattacGAACAATTGTACACCAACAAATCAGACCATCTAGACACAACAGCCAAACTCCTAGAAGGACACGAACTACCGAAAGTGACTCGAAAATGATCCCAAGTAAGCATGTGGGGTATCAACTCCACCCTCGGTCTCTTCGACCGTTCAGCGCAGAGTGGGGAGACAGGGACGCATGATCTCTATTCCCTGGCCTGCATTTCCAAGTCTGAATCCCCAGCACCCTGGGGAGGGCCTCGTAGGAGGAGGTGCCACAGGCTATTGTGCCAGGAGCCaccggaggctgcagtgggggcTGGGGCGCTGGGCTCCTGGAGGGTCTCCTTCCAGTCAGAGAATGCCCCTGGGGAAGAAGCCTGGGTATGAACCCCTCACCCCTCCTTGGGCAGATGTGTGGGACCGGGGCCCCTTCACACGGTCCTTTCCAAAATCTCATCCCTCCTAGGGCCAGGAGTGGgtgccaggcctgtgctgggAAATGGGCAGATTTGGCCACAGCCCCTGGGGCTCTGGTCCTGGCCACAGGAGGCACCTCTGAGTGGTCTCACTGTGCCACGACAAAGCGCTGCAAGGCAGAGGGGACTCAACAGTATCCCTTGTCTCAGCCATTTCCCTGgactcaacttcctcatctattCTCTGCGGCCTAGATTTCAGACAGCCCTGCCCACCTACTGTCCGTTTACTGCTCAGTGTGTAGTGACTGTCAGACAGCActccatggctccccagtgctCTTGGGGAAAAGGCCAAGCCACAGCCTGAGGCCGCAGGCCCCGCTTAGCTCTCCAGAAGAGCTTCTCACCATCCAGCACCCAACCCACCCACTCCCAACTCTGCACCTCCCTATATGAGCCCTGCTCACTCACCCCCGCTCACACCCCACTCATCCCCACTCACACCCCCGCTCACTCACCCCATCACACCCCCGCTCACACCCCACTCATCCCCACTCACACTCCCGCTCACTCACCCCCGCTCACCCCCCCCCACTTGCTCACCCCTGCGCCTTCACACAGGCTACACCGccagcccctcccccaccaccagccCCTCATCCACACCTATTACTTGACTAAATGCTCTCAACCCTCTGGTCCCAGACTAAAGAGGCTTCCCTAACCCGGGGCCAAGTGCTGCCCCGCCATCACGCCACTCACCCTTTTGTGGCTTCTCTGGCCTGAAGCTCACGTTCCCACGCTCAGCATCTGCTTCCTGAGGACCCCATAAGCTCCATTTGTGGGTGGGGCCTGGCACACTCTGCACGAGCTGCTTTTGCATGAACTGCTCTGTGGCTTTGGGCAATCATCCCCCCCGTGTCCTCTGTGAAGTGGGATGACAGGTGCGCAGGGCTGCCGAGATACCAAGCAAATAACGGGCACAAGAACTGGCGTTCAGGGCCTGGCTCATGGAGGGGCCCCAAGTCCCAGCTCAGCAGAGCCTTCCTTGATCCCACTGTTATGGCCAGGGATTCCCAGCACGCAGGAATTTCCATGCTCAAGGCAGGATGGTCCCTGAGCAAACTGGAAAGAGCTGGCTGCCCCAGTAGGGCACAGAGGGCCTGGCCCTGCATGGGAACAAACAGCCTGTCTCCAGGGCGCTTGCCAACATCTGCTGCTGGCCATGACTCAGCACTTTTGATAGTGGAAAAACCACCACTTGTTTCCGAATCACAAACCCCAGGTGTGCCCTGACCCGAGTGGCCCTAGAAGGCACACAGGAGGAACTAGGGCACTCACTCTCCACGTGGTCCATCTCCACGGCCACCAGAAGGGCCCACTCACAGTAGCCCTTGCACTGCTGGGCCGGGCCCTGGCGGGTGCAGAGGTGACCCAGCTGCAGGAGTACGTGGGTGAAGTCCCGGCCACACTCCAAACGGAAGCCTCGAGAACAGACGCACGGCCTCCAGAAGGTAGTGCTGGGCCATTGTGCTGGCACCTGCGTGCAGGCACAGGGTCCCGAAGTTGGCCAGCACCACTGCCTGGTTCCTCCGCTGGCCCAGGTCCCAAACCACCCATAGGGCGCAGTAGTAGCCCTCGGCTGCCTGCCTTGTCCGGCCCGTCCTCTTCAGAGCCACGGCCACCATGTTGGCAATCACACCTTCCTGGTGCTCACTGGCCACCACTGCATCCTGGACAGACTGCAGGATGTTCAAAGCCACCAGGCTCTGCCCATGAAGCACGTGCAGCCAGGCCAGGGTCACCAGGGTGTCCACGATGGCACAGACTCCGGCAATAGCACTGTCTTCCACCGCCTGCGTCATGAAGGTGATGGCCGGGCCGTGGTAGCCATGGTGGCTGTACAGCTGGGCCAGGCTGGCGTGGAGAAGGCCACGCAGAGCCTGGCCTGTGCCCGGAGTTAGGGAGGCCAGCGCTCGCCTGAGGTAGTGGGAAGTCTGGGTGGGNNNNNNNNNNNNNNNNNNNNNNNNNNNNNNNNNNNNNNNNNNNNNNNNNNNNNNNNNNNNNNNNNNNNNNNNNNNNNNNNNNNNNNNNNNNNNNNNNNNNAGTCCCTGTGCAAAAGCAACAGCCGCTCTAGGAAGGACAGGGCCTCCTCGGGCTGCTTGAGGTGCACGTGGTGCCTGGCCAGCAGGAAGCAGGCCCGGGCCTCGGCCTGCAGGCTCTGGCCACCCACCGCCCACTGCAGCACCAGCTGCAGGAGCTCCCCATCTGCCTCGGTGCTGCAGATGTGGCCGGGCGTCCCCAGGAGCAGGGCCATGGCTTTGGGAACCACCTGTGTACAGTTCTCCCGGTTCTGCTTCCGGTAAATGCTGGTCAGGTTGGCGTACACAGCCACCACCTGGAACAGGTCCCCGAAGCTGCCGTCCAGGGTCCCCAGTGTTTCCTCAAAGTACACCCGGGCCTGGGACAGCTTGAGCCTCCTGCAGCACAGCCGCCCCAGGAGGAAGCAGAGCCTGGCCAGGGCCATGAGCCGCCCTTTCTTGGCCGCCCCTCGGGCCTGTGCCTGGCGCCCAGTCAGCTCCTCCTCGTCACTAAAGCTGCAGAACATGCTGCTCAGCCATGGCAGCGCCACGTTGTACAGGCCACGGAAGCTGGCCTGGTATCCGGAGGTGTTCAGGGAACAGCAGCCGTGAGATCAGGGCCTCTGGATCCTCCCAGTTGTCTTCAGCTTCCAAGCAGAAGGAGGGCTCCTCAGGGTCCTGCAAGCTCACGTTGCTGGATGCCGCACAGAGACCCCAGGACGCTGGCTCCTGGGGGCAGCCTGGGCAGGCCTTGCATTGTTCCAGAACATTCCTCACCTTCGGAAGGGTCTCCTGTGGCTCCAGGCCCAGGCAAGGTGGAGGTATTTCTGCAAGTCACAAAAATACCTAGACAGATTAGAGTCCAGCAGTGAGTCCTTGGTCCACTGGGGGCAGGGTCCCCGCATCCCCACCCTCTGTGTCCCTGGTGCAGCTTGCCATGAGCCCTGGAGAATTATGTGCAATGCAAACCCAGGGCCTGGAGTACGTAGGAACTCCGGCACTATGGGGACAGAGAGAACACGCAGGCCCGTGGCCCGACTCTCCTACGAAATCACCCTCCTGTCCTGCTTTGTCGCCCACCTGACAGCATGGTTTGAGGAGACTATGTCAGCTCAGCGATCCCTCAGAGATGCCTTTCCCTTTAGAAAGAATCAAAGCCTTCTAACTGGACCCATGTATATGCAGCACTACAACTACAAATGTAACTTCTGTCAGCATATTGGGCCCCCCGGTGGGGTACAGGAATCCATGAAATCCTCAACAGCCAATCAGAGCTTTGATCAGCTCAAAAGCTGCTATGCAAAATTGGTAAAGCCACCGATGGCACAGGACAGGGGTGTTGTACCCAGGTACCAAGCTCCGTGTAGGGAAACGGACCATCCCTGCAGGAAGGATGGGAAAGCTTCCAGGCCCCCGTGGCCACCTTCACCTTGGATGGTCTGAAAACCTGAAGCCCACAGTTCCTAAAGGGTTAACAAAGGCCAGACTGCTCAGGCAGTCCACTGGCACCTGCTGTCTTTGGTGGATTCCCAGCCAAAGACCCCTCCCAGAGGTGAACAAACGAGCGCATTTCCTGTTGGAAAACCTGGGATGAAAAGACACATTACAGGGAAggaaaaaattagatttaaacAGACTCTCTTTTTCAAGCTCACatgtaaaaactattttcaatacAAACTGTCTCCTTATTCATCTGTAAAGCcttggaattaaaaaattaataaatatgatttagAGACAAATGTCTGACTTGACTTCACTAGATTAGCTAAGAAATCTCCCCCACCCGGCAGAGGCACACAGCCCCTCCCAGCCACTACCCTGGCCTCTGGGGCAGCTGGAGAGCCACGTGCCTTTGCTCCAGGGACTTTGGCAGAGGGTGGAACCACCCCCTCCCCGAGGCTAAACCTACTAcagccttcccttccccactggcTTCCCAGGCTTCCTCTGGGACCTTGTGCCTGCACCCCAAATGTACTGGGACGGATCCCATTCCCAGGGAACTTCCAAGGGCCCTTGGTGCGTCCACATCACCAGGCTGTCCACATGCGGACCCTGTGTGAGGGGAAGAGACAGAGCCCCAGAGCGGAGATGGGAGGGCCTCCCTGAATCAGCCCCTCAGGAAAGAGCAGACCCTTCAGGGACCTCAGTTGAGGCCCCTGCAACCTAAGGCTCTGAATTCTGCTACCCGCTGAGGGCAGTGTGGCCTCCCACCTCTGAGGCAGAGCACAGGGCGAACTGCAGCTTCTCCAGGTCATGGGAAAGGAACCCACAGCTCCATGTGGGCCCCAGCAGTGGAAAGGATGTCCCATCTCGGTTGGGGACCAGG harbors:
- the LOC111533306 gene encoding LOW QUALITY PROTEIN: SH3 domain and tetratricopeptide repeat-containing protein 1-like (The sequence of the model RefSeq protein was modified relative to this genomic sequence to represent the inferred CDS: inserted 3 bases in 3 codons; deleted 2 bases in 2 codons; substituted 1 base at 1 genomic stop codon) translates to SVEEAETEQPQEQEIPPPCLGLEPQETLPKVRNVLEQCKACPGCPQEPASWGLCAASSNVSLQDPEEPSFCLEAEDNWEDPEALISRLLFLNTSGYQASFRGLYNVALPWLSSMFCSFSDEEELTGRQAQARGAAKKGRLMALARLCFLLGRLCCRRLKLSQARVYFEETLGTLDGSFGDLFQVVAVYANLTSIYRKQNRENCTQVVPKAMALLLGTPGHICSTEADGELLQLVLQWAVGGQSLQAEARACFLLARHHVHLKQPEEALSFLERLLLLHRDXXXXXXXXXXXXXXXXXXXXXXXXXXXXXXXXXXPTQTSHYLRRALASLTPGTGQALRGLLHASLAQLYSHHGYHGPAITFMTQAVEDSAIAGVCAIVDTLVTLAWLHVLHGQSLVALNILQSVQDAVVASEHQEGVIANMVAVALKRTGRTRQAAEGYYCALWVVWDLGQRRNQAVVLANFGTLCLHAGASTMAQHYLLEAVRLFSRLPFGXCGRDFTHVLLQLGHLCTRQGPAQQCKGYCEWALLVAVEMDHVESQLQTVQWLCYFYSVVMPSKAQCVIYHEFQLSLAHKVTDKVLEGQLLETISQLYLSLGTERAYRSTLDYTKRSLGIFIDLQKKEEAHDCLQAGKIYYILWQSKLVDLYIQVAQNVVLYTGDSNLGLEPFEAAGDIFNEAWERENAVSFYWDRALPLAVTMGNHKVELQLQLCNKLVALLATLEEPQKGLEVAHMALALSITLGDRLNEHVAYHRLAALHHLLGHGKLAEHFYLKALXLCNSPLEFDKETLYYMKVYLVLGDIIFYDLK